Part of the Helicobacter bilis genome is shown below.
TTAAAGCCCAATGCTTTTGCACTACTATAAAGCCTATATAAATGAGAATGCAAAAGAAATACAGAATCTTTGTGTAGCAGCATTGTTTCAATTAAAGAAAAGTCCATAATGTTTTGTTCCTAGTGATGAGATCTATATTTTTTAGAATCTTATTCAAAAAGGTTTAAAAGAGAAGCGATATGGATTTATATTTTTTGTGTGCGTGTAAGACTTGTGAAACTCTCATATTTTTTAAAGTCATAGAAAATATGAATAGCACCAAGGATTCTAATAAATCTACACCCTATCCACTAAATCCCTAAATTCAGCAAAAAGCTTACTTGCTTCGCGTGGTCCCGGGCTTGATTCTGGGTGGTGCTGGACTGAAAAGATTGGTGAATCTTTATAATAGACCCCTTCAATCGTATTATCAAAGAGATTTCTATGCGTGATAGTAGCGACTTCTATTATAGATTCTGGCACATTGTAGTTGTGATTTTGTGCGGTGATTTCAAGTGTGTTTGTCTGCATGTTTTTCACTGGGTGGTTGCCACCATGCTGTCCAAACTTAAGCTTATAGGTAGTATATCCATGCGCGTTACTTAAAAGCTGGTGTCCTAGACAGATTCCAAAGATTGGAATCTTTTCTTTAATAAATAGTTTGATCTTTTCAATCTGGTCTTGCAATAACACAGGATCTCCCGGACCATTACTTAAAAAAATACCGCTAATCTCTTTTTGCTTGTATCTCTCTATTAAAGTTTTTGCATCAAAGGTATGCGGCACGACTTCTACGATTAGTCCTACTTGGCTAAGTTCATTTAGAATATTTCGCTTTATACCATAATCGATGGCTATAATTTTTTTCTTATTTTTATCGTTAATATCAATTTTTGGATATGAAAAGTTAGTAAAATCAAAAGTGCTTTCATCATGTATATAGGGTTTTTCTGTGCTAACTTCTGCGACATAATTTATCTCTTCTATCCTTTTAGCCGATAATAAGGCTTTCTGCAAAGATTCTCTATCTTTTAATTCACTTGATGCGATCATCATCATAGCCCCATTATCACGCAACATTTTCACAATGCCCCGCGTATCGACATTACAAATCCCTATAAGATTATTCTCAATGAAAAATGACTGCAAATCCTGCGTAGAGCGAAAATTCGAGCTAATGCTACTTAGATTTCTAATAAGCACACCTTTTGCAAAGGGCTTTCTACTCTCCATATCCTGCGGATTACACCCGACAATGCCAATCTCTGGCATACAAAAAACAATAAACTGCCCCGCATAGCTTGGATCACTAATAATCTCTTGATAGCCTGTCATAGAGGTATTAAAGACTGCTTCACCAATAGCTGTGCCTTCCTTGCCAAAGCCTTTTGCCTGTAATAAAAGCCCATTCGCAAAATAGAGCCATATATCATGTAGTTTCATTGCTTAAGCCCTTTTATTGAGTTCTTCTTCATAGAGTTTTGCAAAAATTAACTCATACTCTTCACTACCCGGAATTAACTTTCGTTTATAATTTTTGATTTTTTCAACCGCATTATCATAAGCATGCTCGTGGAAATCAAAATAGGAATCAATAGATTCTATAACAAAGTTTTTCACAACATTTTCTGGCACATTAAAATCAATATAGCTTTCTTCAAAAAGTGCGTCTAGAATGTCGTGTGCTAATTGGCTGTAACGCTCTTTATATGAAAGTAGAAAGCCCTTTTCTTTTGCAAGCTGCTTTTTTATCATTGCAAAGAGTTGCTTTTCATTGACCTCATCTTCTTCAATTGTATCTTGGTGTGCTTCTAGCAATTCCCTTGCTTTAGATTCTATAGCGTATTCTTGCTGCATATCTTCTTTTATGAGTGTTGTGGTAAGGCGGTTTAGATTCGGTAAAGCGGCATTAATTTGGACTAGATTTGAGCGACTTAACTCAAGGATAATGCGTTCTGCTAAGAATTGTGCGTGTTGTGGTTTTAGTTTCATGATTTCCCCTATTTAGAACCATTTGCATTATGTTTTTATTAAAATAAAAATGCTTATTATAACATAAATTTATCAAGGCAATAAGATTTCACAATCATATCTCATTGACAATAAAACCTAGTCGCGGATACTCTTCTAATCGTGGCAATACAATCTCTTTTAATGCTTGCTGCAGTGGCAGGGCGTGTATGCCGATAGAAAGGGTATAATCTCTAAATTCTAGTGTTATCTTTTTCTCTTTGGCAAGGGCGACACTTAAAGCAAAAATAAAGCTTAGAATCTGCAGGGCATCGTGTTCTGGCAAAAGATTCTCAAGTGTTTGTGTGATGATTTTTGGTCGCTTTTTATGTGAGGATTCTAAAAGTGTGGCAATCGTATAACGCTCTTTATGTCCAAAGCCATAATGCAGGGAATGCAATGCAATATAGGCACTATGTTTATGTGCTTGATAGAAGTTAAAGTTTGCACCAATATTATAGAGTTTGCTAGCAACCTGCAAGGCTTGCAGGTGAGAATCTTCTAAGTCATAAGGCTCTTTTAAAAGATTAAAAAGTGTTTTTGTGTGTTTGCTGATTGTTTTAGAATCATCAAGGCTTGTGAGAAAAATATCTTGCAAGGATCTTACACTTGGGTTAATATCATTTGGAAGCTTTCCATGATGATAACGAAGCATATCGTTTAAAAACGCCCCCTCACGCACACCAACACCACTTATAATAAGCTTTTTCGCACTCAATTCCTCTAAAATCACTTGTAAAATAAGTAAGCCCGGTCGTATAGAATCTATACGCCCCTCTTCAAAGCCACTCTCTAAAAGCCATTCATTACTTGCATGTGTAATGGTCTCTAAATGCTCTAAGATATTCTCCACACAAAGCTCATAGCCATGCAGAAAATTAAACGCATAAGATTCTAAATCCATTTCATATTTTGCATACGCGCGAATGCTGCCACCTATCCCAAAAACATTAAGATTGTTCATAAAAGATGAACTCGCACAAAAGGCTTTAATATCCTTGATATGTTCTTTTACATACTTTCTTACATACCTATATGCTTCTTGCATGTTATTGTGATCAAAAAATAGCTCTTTTAAGCGGATACTCCCTAGATTGAGTGATACCATCGTTTGTATCACGCCATTTTCAATACAGGCAAGCTCTGTGCTACCACCGCCAATATCAATGGTAACACCACTTTTTTCATGCAATAGATTCGCACAAGCTAATGCTCCATAATAGGCTTCTTTCGTGCCGTCTATAACCTTTATAGCAATGCCACATTCCTTTTTCACTTGTGCTATAAACTCGGCTTTATTTGGTGCATCTCGCAGGGCTGAAGTCGCCACACAGATAAGCTTTCTACTCTTTAGTGAATCACTTACTTTTTTAAACTCTTTTAATGCGTTTAAAGCCCTTGCCATTGCTTGTGGTTGCAAGTAAGAATCATGCTCGTAACTTCCTTCAGAAATACGCACTTTTGACTTTAACTCATGGATAAGGTGGAATCCGTAGCGACTTGTTTTTTGAAAGATCGCCATTCTTGCCGAGTTTGATCCAATATCTATAATCGTTGTAATTTTTGCCATAGTTATCCTTTATAAGTAAGGTCAATGCCCCATATCTTTTGTATCAATAATCGCATCAACAGGGCAGACTTCTATGCAATTTGGGCTTTCTGCATAACCCGCACAAAGAATACATTTGTCTTGTGCGATGATATAAATGGGCTCTCCAATGCTAATGGCTTGTGTAGGACATACATCGCGACACGCATCACAAGCAATACATTGAGTAAGAATGGCGAGTGAAGACATTTTATTTCCTAATATTTTGTGTTAAAGATTTTGGTTAAAAACTTTGTGTATTATACAATAAAACTTAAACTAGAAAACTATGTGATAGTTTTGTTTGATGATATTTTTAGAGTGTTTTATATAGGGGATAGGGCTAAACACTTCATAATATTTTGCTATAATTTATGATTTTTGATATTTGGAATCTCTATAAAGTAAATATTGTGTTAAGTAAAATTTTTAGTATAAAATCCAAATAGAGTTTAGATTCCAAAAAAGAAACACAAGTAGTCAATAAAGGGGATTTATGGTAAAACAAGAAGATACGCAGTTTGCCTATACTTATATGAATGCGAATATGCATACACCACTTGCAGTATATAAGGGCATTAACGCACATTTTTTATTAGAATCTGCTTCACTTGAAAGTGGTAAGGGGCGATATTCTATAATCGTTCGTAATGTAAATTTTGGCTTACAAAAAAGAGATAAAGACTATACATTTGAAACCTATATAAAAGATTCTCCAAAAAATGGGGCAAATAGTTTTTCTTTGTCAAATCTTACAGATTATGAAGAGTTACCCCCTTTTTTAATGCAGCTAAAAGATTCTATTCTTTCTATACAAAATAACCGCATAAAAGATAAGCCTAGTTTTGATTTTTTAGAGCTTGCAAAGGTGTTTAGAAATGCTTTGCCTAAAATCCCAAAGATTTTAGAATCTCTGCCCTTGCCACTTGGTGGGCTAGGCTATGTTGGCTATGAATTTTTTAGTGAATGTGAAAATGTGGTATTTCAGCAAGAAAGCCTATATAATGCACCTGAAGCCTTGCTTGTATTCCCGCAAGAATGCGTTGTATTTGATCATTTTTATGATTCTATGTATATTGTGATAAATTCACTAGATAATGGGGCTAAGGCAAAGCTGGAAGCATTGCAGCAAGAGATTCTATCACTACAAAATACACAGACAAATGAGCTTTTAAACGGGCATAAGGTTTTAGAATCTAGCGTTGTGTATGAAGATTCTAAAGAATGGTATGAAGCGAATGTAGCAAGGATTAAAGATGAGATTTATAAGGGCACATTTTTACAATGTGTGCTTAGTCGAGCTATCGCCATTAAAAGCAATATGAATCCGCTGTATTTCTATGAGACATTAAGACATAATAATCCAAGCCCATATATGTATTATTTAGATTTTGGGACATTTAGCGTTATTGGGGCTAGCCCTGAAGTCATGCTGCAATGCAAGGATAATATACAGACTTTGCGACCTATCGCTGGGACTAGAAAAAGGGGGGCAAACGCACAAGAGGATAGAATCTTAGAGCAAGAATTGCTAGAAGATGAGAAAGAGAATGCAGAACATTTAATGCTTGTTGATTTAGGGCGAAATGATATTGGGCGAAATGCTAAGATTGGAAGCGTGAAAGTAAATGCGTTTAAGGTTATTGAGCGATACTCAAGCGTTATGCATATTGTATCAGAGATATGCGGTGAGATTATGGAAGGGCGGGATAATAATGATTGTTTTAAGGCATGTTTCCCTGCTGGAACGGTGAGTGGAGCACCAAAGATTGAAGCGATCACAAAACTCGCACAATATGAGACACATAAACGATCTATTTATTCTGGTGCGATTTTGTATTTTACTAGAAATGGCGATTTAGATTCTGCGATTACTTTGCGTTCTGCGGTATTGCAAGATGGGATCTATTATTTACAAGCTGGAGCAGGCATTGTCATGGATTCTATCCCTACGAATGAATATATTGAAACATGTAATAAAATGAAAGCCCTTTATGATATTTTGATACAACCAAAAGGGCTTTCATTATAGGGATTAGAGTTTTAGAATTTCTGCCCTTATAGGTGAGCGCAGGGTTTAGGGTGCGAGATAGCAAGAATTTAAAATTCAAAGCAATACAGACTTTTTGCTTATATTTCCATAAGTTTATGTTAAGTTATTTTGCTTGTATTGCGAAAATTGCAAATACAACACATAGTAGAGTTTTATAACGTGAATATTTAATTTAATGGACTGCCTAATAATTTAGAAACCAGGTTCTAGGCTATAATAATGTAACCAAATCTCCATCAACCTAACAGCGTCTTGAGTTTCATTCAATGTAAAAGTGAAATATATGTCCCATGTAATTGTGATAACTATCATATAAATAGCGAAAATATCAACTTTAGTTTCTAATAGTAACTGGCATTTTCTAACGACTAATTACCGCAAGGTAACAATAAGAAAAAGCATATTGTGGCACCATTAGACTCACTTAGTTTAGATTTCATGCAATGATTAAAAGCTATTCGTCCCAGAAATACACCTAAAATTTAGGCAATACTCCATCATTAAGATTAATAGTTTGCACATCACCTATAAGGGCGGTGCTAGATTGTGCTGCCATTTTGATTTCTCTCTCTTCGTTTCTATCTACAAAAAGCGTGTATTTGCTATTGTATTCAATCTTTATTGTGCGTGTTTCGCCATTGCGATTTTTTGCTAGAATGAGTTCTGCTTCATGCACCTCTGGGGCTTTGTATTGCTCCTCTATTTCAACACTAGAATCTTCGCTTTTACTCTTTTTCTGCTTTGCGATTCGATTTCTCGACTCCCTTTCTTTATACACCTCATCGCGATATAAAAATAAAATCACATCAGCATCTTGCTCGATAGACCCACTCTCGCGTAAATCCGACATAATCGGTCGTTTATCATCTCTTAGCTCTAAGGCACGATTAAGTTGTGATAATGCAACAATAGGGATTTTTAACTCACGGGCAAGATTCTTTAATCCGCGACTAATCTCAGCGATAATCTCATGTCTAGCCGCTGCATTCGCATTTGACATGCCAGACATAAGCTGGAGATAATCAATCATAACAATGCTTACACTAGGGTCTTTAATCTTTAGCTTCCTTAGCTTTGTGCGGAGTCCTGCAAGGCTTAAATGTGGGTTATCATCAATATAGATATGTGTTTCACAGAGTTCTTGAGCGGATTTTGAAAGCTTTGTAAATTCATTATCATCCATACTACCTGAACGCACATTTTGCAGTGGCACCATGCTTTTTGCCGAAAGCATTCTTGTCATAAGTTGTTCCGCTGGCATTTCAAGGCTAAAGATTGCTACACCTTTTTGACTGCTTAGAATCTTTAAGGTCATGCTAAGGATTAGGGCAGTTTTACCCATCGCAGGTCTTGCACCAATGACTATTAGCTCACCTGCATTAAAGCCTGTGGTAGCGTTATTTAGCTTACTAAAGCCTGTATCTATACCTTTTAAAGCACCATGCTTTGCTTGATTCTCTTTAATAAGACGCATGGTAGATTCTACAACTTCATAGGCATTTTTAAACGCATTATTTGTATCTTGTATGCTTAGGGCATAGACTTTTTGCTCTATATCTGCAAGGATATTTTGTGCGATAGAATCTGGCTTCATACTCTCATCTCGCATAAAGCTTGCTAGAGAAAAAAGATTTCTTTTAATAGAACTATTTTTAATCATTTTGACATAGGTATCTATGTCGGCAATGGGAGATTCAGCAGCAATTAATGCAATATCATCAAGGCTTACTTTCATGCTTTTTTGCATTTCTATACAAAGGAATTCGGGGGTAATGGGCGTCTCATTTCTATGCAGATTCTCACATGCCTTAAACATTTCAACATGCAAGGGCAGTGAAAAATCTTGTGCAACTAGACTATCACATATCTCATCAAACTTATCTGGACTAAAAAGAATCGCAGATAGCACAACCCTTTCAATCTTGCTTTCTAGCTCTTGCATGTGTTTCCTTTGCTTTGTGTTAGTAATGATAGCTGTTACAATACAATTTCATTGTGGTAATATGATAAATAGAGATTATGTTACATGTATTTCACACGCAATATTTAAAGCCTTGTCGTGCGTATAGAATCTGTCATATCTCTTTGTGTAACTATCTTTAGATAGTCATTATAGATTTGCTTATAGTTTGGCAAAATCTTTTCATTTAGCTTTGTAAAGGGATAAATGCTAAAATTCTTTCTATTTTTATCATAATAAGTATAGATGAGATGTGTATGCAGGTCATGCAGGGTTATCTTCTTGCTTTTAGAATCTTTTTTGATTGTTACCCCAGCAAACATTCCAACGCGTTTTTCCAAGCCTTTTTGTGCAGAAATCATATTGCCAAGCGAATAGATTACAAGCGTGTTATTAATCCACTCAATAGGCTGCACGACATGGGGATGATGACCGATTATTATATCCACACCAAGTGTTGAGAGATAGTGTGCGAATTCTTCTTGCTCTTTATTTGGCTTAAAATCATACTCATTGCCCCAGTGCATTGAAACCATGAGTAAATCCACTTTATTACGCACATTTTCTATGTCTTTTTTTAGCATTTCCTTATTATACACATTGACTAAATATTCTTTATTCTTTGGGATAGGTATGCCATTTGTGCCATAAGTGTAGGCAAGTAGCGTGTAGGTTATACCATTTTTTTCATAGATTTTTGCTGTGTTTCTTTCATTTTCACTTATATAGCTTCCAGCGGCAATCACAGGCTTTTTACTCCAATACTCTCGTGAGTTTATAATCGCTTTTTCGCCACGATCTAGTGTGTGATTATTTGCAAGTGAGATGAGATTAAATCCTAGATTAATCATGCAGTCGCCAAATTCCTGCGGTGAGTTAAATGCAGGATAGCTACTTAGCCCTAGCTCTTTTCCACCTAGAATTGTCTCTTGATTATAAAAAGCTAGGTCATATTGTGAGATAAGCGTGGCTGTGTGTATAAACATTTTACTAAAATCATAGCTAATTATGGGCTTTGCTTTAGAATCTTTTTCTTGTGACAATGTGTATTTTGCGTCATTATATACTGCGGTATGCAAAAGTGCATCACCACCCATTATAAGTGTGAGTTCATTATTTATCTTAGATTCTATAACTTTAGAATCTTTTTTTATCTCTTGCTGCTTTTTCTCTTTATCACTGCATGCTATGAAGCTAAATATATAAAGGCATAGAAAGCATAAAAGCATGAGATTATAGAATCTAGTTTTATTTGTGATGATAGGCATGATATTCCTTAAAAATTATGGGGTTATTATTTTAAAAATGTGTGAATTTTAGTAGTGTTTTATTAACAAAATATTATGGTTTTATCTCTTAATCACAAAGATTCTAATACTAGTTTTCATGCCTTGCAAATATTAGAATCTATATAAAAGTAACGCTATATCCCTAGATTCTGTTCTAGTCCAAAGGCAGCATCAAGTATTGTTTGCTCACTAAAGGCACTGCCTATAAATTGCATTCCTATGGGTAAAGGCGATTTTACAACTGGAAGGCTTATAGCTGGAAGTCCTGCAAGATTCACACCGATAGTGTAAATATCGCTTAGATACATTTCAAGGGAGCTTTTTGTAGCATTAAATGTTGGGGCGACATTGGGGGCTACTGGAAGCAAGATTGTATCACATTCGCTAAAGATACTTGCATATTGCTGTCTAATGAGTTCTCGCACTTTTTGAGCTTTAAGATAGTAAGCATCATAATAGCCACTACTTAGCACAAAAGAGCCTAGCAAAATGCGTTTTTGCACTTCATCGCCAAATTGCGCGCGTGTTTTGAAATATAAATCCTGCAAATTCTGCCCCTCTATACGACTGCCATATCTCACACCATCAAAACGCGCAAGATTGGCACTTGCCTCTGCCATAGCGATAATATAATACGCACTTATATGGTGCGTGGTATCAAGCATTTGTGCTTTTATGATGCTATGCCCCATATCTTCTAGAATCTTAATCGTGTCATAATAGGCTTTTTGCACCGCTTCATCTGCATCTTTTACAAAGTCTTCTAGTATAGCAATCTTTAGAATCCTTTTGGGATTAAGCTTATCAAAAGTCTTTGTAGGTGCAAGGTTTGCACTTGTCGAATCTCTCTTGCAAACTCCGCTAATAATATCAAGCAAAATGCTTGCATCTTCTACATTTTGCGTAATCGGTCCAATCTGCTCTAAACTTGAGCTATATGCCACAAGTCCATAGCGAGACACTCTACCATAAGTTGGCTTTAAGCCCACCACACCGCAATAGCTAGCAGGCTGCCTAATGCTTCCACCTGTATCACTGCCTAGACTAGCTATGGCAATCTTAGCGGCGACTGCTGCGGCACTCCCACCGCTAGACCCACCCGGCACACGACTTGTGTCAATTGGATTTTTCGTGCGACCATAGCAGCTTTTCTCAGTCGTGCTACCCATGCCAAACTCGTCCATATTTGCCCTACCAAACGCACACATATTAGAATCTTGTAGTTTAGTAACCGCTGTTGCACTATATGGGGATACATAACCATGCAAAATCCTACTCGCACAAGTGAGTTTAGAATCTTTTACGCAAATATTATCTTTTATTAGAATGGGAATCTTGCCTTTATCATTTTCGTTTAATTCAGGCGTCTCTATATAGGCGTTTAGTTCTTGTTTAGCTTTAATATCTTGTATCATTTGTTCTTTAAGAGATTCTATCTCATTAGCATGTAATGCCATAGCTTGTTTAAGTGTTAGCATGATATTCCTTTATAAAAAGATGAAATTATAACAAAAATTTAAGAATTATTTGGTCTTATATGCTTTTTGTGGAATGTGAGAATCTAGAGTCGTTGTGATAGTGTTAAGATTATGATTTGATACATAATCCTAATGTGTTAAGCAATAATAAAATACTAAGAATGTAGATATAGCTTATTTTTTCCTTAGTATGACTTTATCTCCCACTTTTTCTACATCATAACCTCTCAACTTATTTAAAACACCAACACCACCTGCAGCTACGGCAATAGCAACCGCTGTAGTAGTTGCCCCCACTCCCAATACCCCAACTGCCGCTGGAGCCGCTGCTGCTACTGCAGCGGAGCTAACACCACCTGTTGCTGGAGCTGCAACAATCGCTACAACAGCAAAACCAATTGCACCTATCGCTATTGCCCAAGCCACTTTACCTGCTGCTTTAATTTTTATTACCTTGCCACCTAAACCCAACTCAATTTCAATATAATCATCACCTCTTTCAATAGCTGCTGCTAACTCTTTTTCACTACTTATTGCCATAAAAATCTCCTAAAAATAAAATTAAATGTAGATAGTAATATATATATATATATAGTAAATGTTTATAAAATTTAATGTTAATTTTATGTATCCTTCTTTTCTTTTCTCTGCATAGCTTCTCTCTCTCTTTTTTCTAGGATTCTATCCTGCATGTATTTATACTTTTCTTCATGTTTGAGTGAATCTAAGTCTTTATAAAGCCTTTTATATGCTTTTACTACATTAAGGATAGCTGCTGCCACACCATAGCCAAGCCCCACCCATATAAGCCAATAATACCCAAGCCATTTATATAATAGATAGCCTATCCCAAGCCCTAAAAGCACTGCTACAATCATTGAGATTCCAAGTGATAGGTCATTGGCACTGCGAGTTAGAGTCTTTATCTTACCATCTTTAGAATCTGCGTTTTGAGAATCTCTTTCTTTGGAGTTTTCTTCTTGTGGTGTCTTATCTGTGTTTTTTGTAGATTCCAACTCATTGTTATTTTGAGTCTTTGAAACAAAACCTCGTTTAAATTCCATGTTAGATGCTTCGCGATGTCCAACATGACAAGTTGTTTTAGAATCTTTTTCTTGCTGTGTTTTATCTACACCATTTCTAAAATCTAGCCTCTCAATCATTTGGGTATATGCAGGGCATAGAAGTACATCCTGTTTAGATTCTAAGGACTTGTTGTGTTGATCTTTTGAAAAAGGCAGACTATCTTTATTTAAATTTGTTTTGGAATCTACAAGCATTATTCTATGTCCTTTGAGTCCGTTGTAGCTTTATGCACTTTTTGGCAAATAACATACACATGGCACACAATGACACAAAAAATACAGCTTAAAGCTTCTTTGGATTATAACTAAACTTTTTAAATGCTGTATTGTGGTTAAAGTGTAATGCATGAAAATAAATGTAGGGGCTCTATAGTTAGTATAGCACAATAAGGCTTGCGAATGCAATCACAACGCAAACAATGATATATAAATACAGCAATAGAGATATTTCACTTTAATCTTTGGAAGCTATCTTAGCTCTAATGCTGGATTGAGTATAGAAGCAAATACAATAACAAATAAGCAGATTTATAGACAATGGCTCTGCACTGGTTGGGACGGCTGGTGGGCAATAGGGGATAGATATAAAAGGTCATATTGGGCGAATGAAACACAAAATGTAAAACTCTCTAGTGGGGCGTATGATGGGGATTTGTTAGGCACAAGTGGCGAGGTAAAGTTTGGCGTATTTAAACTTAATCCTAATGAAGTAGTCAATATATCTGTTGGAGAAGGCTTTGTAAAAGGGCATGTAGATATAGTGTATTTTGAATTAAGAAATGGCAATGATGAAGCTATTACTAAACCAAGTCAGCCTAATGATGTAACTGCTGGTATTCCTTTACCTGCACCTACTCCACCACAAGTAACACCAACACCGCCGCCGCCTTTGCCTTTAACTTTGGGGATAAAACCTGAAAAGCTAGAATTAGAAGTAGGGACTACACAAACAATAGAGATTATCACAAATGCTACAAGTTATACAAGTAATATGCAAGATGATACTATTGCAAGTTTCAATGAAGCTACAAAAGAAATCACTGCAAATCTTCAAGGTGATACTATGCTAACTATTGAGGGCATAAGAGATAATGAGAGTATAAGAAGGGCGGTAGCAATAAAGGTTATTGAAAAACAAACAATAATCAATCCTACACCACCAACTACCACACCACAAAACACACCTAAAAGCATAAATTTCACAAGTCTTTTACCTAACTTGCAAACAATGAATACAGAACAATTAAGCTTTATGTATGTTATAGGCTTTGTATGGCAGGAATTATTTAAAATCGCACAAAATGATAATAATATGACTTTGCTGCATACAACTATCACTGAAAAGAGAAAGAAAGAATTGCAAGATTTATATGATACACAAAGAATAAACTACACACAAAAGCAGACGCTAATAGGTTATGCCCCTGTTGGCTATCAAATACTCTCTACACATATAAGTGCTTATCCATTCTTACAAAGCAAAGATGAAGCACATTTGCAAACACTAGAAAGCCTTATTATCGAAAAAGAGAGTGTAGAACAAGGCATGA
Proteins encoded:
- the carA gene encoding glutamine-hydrolyzing carbamoyl-phosphate synthase small subunit, producing the protein MKLHDIWLYFANGLLLQAKGFGKEGTAIGEAVFNTSMTGYQEIISDPSYAGQFIVFCMPEIGIVGCNPQDMESRKPFAKGVLIRNLSSISSNFRSTQDLQSFFIENNLIGICNVDTRGIVKMLRDNGAMMMIASSELKDRESLQKALLSAKRIEEINYVAEVSTEKPYIHDESTFDFTNFSYPKIDINDKNKKKIIAIDYGIKRNILNELSQVGLIVEVVPHTFDAKTLIERYKQKEISGIFLSNGPGDPVLLQDQIEKIKLFIKEKIPIFGICLGHQLLSNAHGYTTYKLKFGQHGGNHPVKNMQTNTLEITAQNHNYNVPESIIEVATITHRNLFDNTIEGVYYKDSPIFSVQHHPESSPGPREASKLFAEFRDLVDRV
- a CDS encoding DUF507 family protein; protein product: MKLKPQHAQFLAERIILELSRSNLVQINAALPNLNRLTTTLIKEDMQQEYAIESKARELLEAHQDTIEEDEVNEKQLFAMIKKQLAKEKGFLLSYKERYSQLAHDILDALFEESYIDFNVPENVVKNFVIESIDSYFDFHEHAYDNAVEKIKNYKRKLIPGSEEYELIFAKLYEEELNKRA
- a CDS encoding Ppx/GppA phosphatase family protein gives rise to the protein MAKITTIIDIGSNSARMAIFQKTSRYGFHLIHELKSKVRISEGSYEHDSYLQPQAMARALNALKEFKKVSDSLKSRKLICVATSALRDAPNKAEFIAQVKKECGIAIKVIDGTKEAYYGALACANLLHEKSGVTIDIGGGSTELACIENGVIQTMVSLNLGSIRLKELFFDHNNMQEAYRYVRKYVKEHIKDIKAFCASSSFMNNLNVFGIGGSIRAYAKYEMDLESYAFNFLHGYELCVENILEHLETITHASNEWLLESGFEEGRIDSIRPGLLILQVILEELSAKKLIISGVGVREGAFLNDMLRYHHGKLPNDINPSVRSLQDIFLTSLDDSKTISKHTKTLFNLLKEPYDLEDSHLQALQVASKLYNIGANFNFYQAHKHSAYIALHSLHYGFGHKERYTIATLLESSHKKRPKIITQTLENLLPEHDALQILSFIFALSVALAKEKKITLEFRDYTLSIGIHALPLQQALKEIVLPRLEEYPRLGFIVNEI
- a CDS encoding DUF362 domain-containing protein — encoded protein: MSSLAILTQCIACDACRDVCPTQAISIGEPIYIIAQDKCILCAGYAESPNCIEVCPVDAIIDTKDMGH
- a CDS encoding anthranilate synthase component I family protein gives rise to the protein MVKQEDTQFAYTYMNANMHTPLAVYKGINAHFLLESASLESGKGRYSIIVRNVNFGLQKRDKDYTFETYIKDSPKNGANSFSLSNLTDYEELPPFLMQLKDSILSIQNNRIKDKPSFDFLELAKVFRNALPKIPKILESLPLPLGGLGYVGYEFFSECENVVFQQESLYNAPEALLVFPQECVVFDHFYDSMYIVINSLDNGAKAKLEALQQEILSLQNTQTNELLNGHKVLESSVVYEDSKEWYEANVARIKDEIYKGTFLQCVLSRAIAIKSNMNPLYFYETLRHNNPSPYMYYLDFGTFSVIGASPEVMLQCKDNIQTLRPIAGTRKRGANAQEDRILEQELLEDEKENAEHLMLVDLGRNDIGRNAKIGSVKVNAFKVIERYSSVMHIVSEICGEIMEGRDNNDCFKACFPAGTVSGAPKIEAITKLAQYETHKRSIYSGAILYFTRNGDLDSAITLRSAVLQDGIYYLQAGAGIVMDSIPTNEYIETCNKMKALYDILIQPKGLSL
- the dnaB gene encoding replicative DNA helicase, with the protein product MQELESKIERVVLSAILFSPDKFDEICDSLVAQDFSLPLHVEMFKACENLHRNETPITPEFLCIEMQKSMKVSLDDIALIAAESPIADIDTYVKMIKNSSIKRNLFSLASFMRDESMKPDSIAQNILADIEQKVYALSIQDTNNAFKNAYEVVESTMRLIKENQAKHGALKGIDTGFSKLNNATTGFNAGELIVIGARPAMGKTALILSMTLKILSSQKGVAIFSLEMPAEQLMTRMLSAKSMVPLQNVRSGSMDDNEFTKLSKSAQELCETHIYIDDNPHLSLAGLRTKLRKLKIKDPSVSIVMIDYLQLMSGMSNANAAARHEIIAEISRGLKNLARELKIPIVALSQLNRALELRDDKRPIMSDLRESGSIEQDADVILFLYRDEVYKERESRNRIAKQKKSKSEDSSVEIEEQYKAPEVHEAELILAKNRNGETRTIKIEYNSKYTLFVDRNEEREIKMAAQSSTALIGDVQTINLNDGVLPKF
- a CDS encoding CapA family protein — protein: MPIITNKTRFYNLMLLCFLCLYIFSFIACSDKEKKQQEIKKDSKVIESKINNELTLIMGGDALLHTAVYNDAKYTLSQEKDSKAKPIISYDFSKMFIHTATLISQYDLAFYNQETILGGKELGLSSYPAFNSPQEFGDCMINLGFNLISLANNHTLDRGEKAIINSREYWSKKPVIAAGSYISENERNTAKIYEKNGITYTLLAYTYGTNGIPIPKNKEYLVNVYNKEMLKKDIENVRNKVDLLMVSMHWGNEYDFKPNKEQEEFAHYLSTLGVDIIIGHHPHVVQPIEWINNTLVIYSLGNMISAQKGLEKRVGMFAGVTIKKDSKSKKITLHDLHTHLIYTYYDKNRKNFSIYPFTKLNEKILPNYKQIYNDYLKIVTQRDMTDSIRTTRL